Proteins from a single region of Granulicella tundricola MP5ACTX9:
- a CDS encoding MFS transporter, whose translation MYAERRTKVRFFLAFWLFVLSGVAFLDRTNISIAGLQISTEYGLGNQRLGWIFSAFLIGYAGFQLPAGWLAARYGPRKVLTIGVLWWGVATALTTLLPSGISHAVLLLVAVRFALGAGEAVIYPAANQFVARWVPLEERGFINGLIFAGVGAGSGLTPPLLAWIISREGWRAAFWFSAVIGLIAGAVWWYNARDTPEEHSGVSPAELNEIRDGLSGPPAPRVTAAAGEAPRPSTQISWSAIFRRRDLLALMGGYFSFGYIAWIFFSWFFLYMAQVRGFDLKSSARYTMLPFISMTICCLAGGALSDRLTKSYGLRVGRCGLAAAALLLTAVFLILGSQVHSPQAAALILAGGAGTLYLSQSSFWSVSVDIAGRSSGVFSSLVNMGGQIGGALTASLTPWIGQRYGWTTSFALSAILAVFGAICWMTVHPERPLDA comes from the coding sequence ATGTACGCAGAACGTCGCACCAAGGTCCGCTTCTTCCTCGCCTTCTGGCTCTTCGTTCTCAGCGGCGTGGCCTTCCTCGATCGCACCAACATCTCCATCGCCGGCCTCCAGATCAGCACGGAGTACGGTCTCGGCAACCAGCGCCTCGGCTGGATCTTCAGCGCCTTCCTCATCGGTTACGCAGGCTTCCAGCTCCCCGCCGGCTGGCTGGCCGCGCGTTACGGCCCGCGCAAGGTCCTCACCATCGGGGTCCTCTGGTGGGGAGTCGCAACAGCCCTCACCACACTGCTCCCCTCCGGCATCTCCCACGCCGTCCTCCTGCTCGTCGCCGTACGCTTCGCCCTCGGTGCTGGAGAAGCCGTCATCTATCCCGCCGCCAATCAGTTCGTCGCACGCTGGGTTCCGCTGGAAGAGCGCGGCTTCATCAACGGCCTCATCTTCGCAGGCGTAGGCGCAGGCAGCGGCCTCACCCCACCCCTCCTCGCCTGGATCATCTCCCGTGAGGGTTGGCGAGCCGCCTTCTGGTTCAGCGCCGTCATCGGACTCATAGCAGGCGCAGTCTGGTGGTACAACGCCCGAGACACCCCGGAAGAGCACAGCGGCGTCTCTCCCGCGGAACTCAATGAAATCCGCGACGGCCTCAGCGGCCCGCCTGCCCCCCGCGTAACCGCCGCAGCTGGCGAAGCACCGCGCCCCTCCACCCAGATCTCCTGGAGCGCCATCTTCCGCCGCCGCGACCTCCTCGCCCTCATGGGCGGCTACTTCTCCTTCGGCTATATCGCCTGGATTTTCTTCAGTTGGTTCTTCCTTTACATGGCTCAGGTCCGCGGCTTCGATCTCAAATCCAGCGCCCGATACACCATGCTGCCGTTCATCTCCATGACCATCTGCTGTCTCGCCGGCGGCGCACTCAGCGATCGCCTCACCAAATCCTACGGCCTCCGCGTAGGACGTTGCGGCCTGGCCGCCGCCGCTCTCTTGCTCACCGCAGTCTTCCTTATCCTCGGCTCCCAGGTCCACAGTCCGCAGGCCGCCGCCCTCATCCTCGCCGGCGGCGCAGGCACCCTCTACCTCTCGCAGAGCTCCTTCTGGTCCGTCTCGGTCGATATCGCCGGCCGCAGTTCAGGAGTCTTCTCCAGCCTCGTCAATATGGGCGGCCAGATCGGCGGCGCGCTGACCGCCTCCCTCACCCCCTGGATCGGCCAGCGTTACGGCTGGACTACCTCCTTCGCCCTCTCCGCAATCCTTGCCGTCTTCGGTGCCATCTGCTGGATGACCGTACACCCGGAGCGCCCGCTCGACGCCTGA
- a CDS encoding RraA family protein, whose translation MHARTLLTAADYNASPAEMIEAYRHVEAASVSDAIEQSLHQKSYMSHRMQPIFPTKFAGTALTVKLVKQENHDPDALSGMLKAIDSGGPGSVYVMSVEDGADIAGMGGLMGTAMFSRGFVGAIVDGGVRDLPQLKRIGFPVYSTGSVPSTSVGHYKFSGVNVPVDCDGVKVQPNDIIVADQDGVVVVPREHAADILIAAQKLDNSEHSMYPFIEKFHSIVEAVKQFGRI comes from the coding sequence ATGCATGCCCGCACCCTCCTCACCGCGGCAGACTACAACGCATCCCCGGCAGAGATGATCGAAGCCTACCGCCACGTAGAGGCCGCCTCCGTCTCCGACGCCATCGAGCAATCCCTCCATCAAAAGAGCTACATGTCCCACCGCATGCAGCCCATCTTCCCCACCAAGTTCGCCGGCACCGCCCTCACCGTCAAGCTCGTCAAGCAGGAAAACCACGACCCCGATGCCCTCTCCGGCATGCTCAAAGCCATCGACTCCGGCGGCCCCGGCTCCGTCTACGTTATGTCGGTTGAAGACGGCGCAGATATCGCCGGCATGGGCGGCCTCATGGGCACCGCCATGTTCTCCCGGGGCTTCGTCGGAGCCATCGTAGACGGCGGCGTGCGCGATCTCCCCCAGCTCAAGCGCATCGGCTTCCCCGTCTACTCCACCGGCTCCGTACCCTCCACCTCCGTCGGCCACTACAAGTTCAGCGGCGTCAACGTCCCCGTCGATTGCGATGGCGTCAAGGTTCAGCCCAACGACATCATCGTCGCAGATCAAGATGGCGTAGTCGTCGTCCCCCGCGAGCACGCAGCCGACATCCTCATCGCCGCCCAGAAGCTCGATAACAGCGAGCACTCCATGTACCCCTTCATCGAGAAGTTCCACTCCATCGTCGAAGCAGTCAAACAGTTCGGCCGCATCTAG
- a CDS encoding glycoside hydrolase family 125 protein codes for MQKTHTRREALRTIGMTAAAISAASLRPAFAAAPATLPEARPKPSDRRFQSPLVEQFLTQTSRRIADPNLAILFTNCFPNTLDTTVRPGTFEGHPDTTVITGDIDAMWLRDSSAQVWPYLPLAAKDPSLRELLEGVIRRQARCLLIDPYANAFMADLNAPPLEWSLKDKTQLKQGVGERKYELDSLCYPIRLAHGYWKQTGDTRPFDARWKQAMSLVVDTMTVQQRKHGPGPYSFQRTSPISTETLPASGFGNPINPVGLIASGFRPSDDACIFPFLIPSNLFAVTSLRQLATMSHEVLQDDALANRAEALAKEVEQALQQHAIAQTPTGTIWAYEVDGFGSQLLMDDANMPSLLGLPYLASSPDAALYARTRAFVWSPANPWFFSGTAGEGIGGPHVGQDMIWPMSQISYAITSNNDAEIRRSLQTLKTSTAGTGFMHESYSKDDAAKFTRPWFAWANTLFGELIGHLATNKPDLLHS; via the coding sequence ATGCAGAAAACCCACACCAGACGAGAAGCCCTGCGGACCATAGGCATGACCGCCGCCGCCATCAGCGCCGCCTCCCTGCGCCCCGCCTTCGCCGCCGCTCCGGCCACCTTGCCTGAGGCAAGACCCAAGCCATCCGACCGCAGATTCCAAAGCCCACTCGTTGAGCAGTTCCTCACCCAGACAAGCCGCCGCATCGCCGATCCCAATCTCGCCATCCTCTTCACCAACTGCTTCCCCAACACCCTCGATACAACCGTGCGCCCCGGCACCTTTGAAGGCCATCCCGATACCACCGTCATCACCGGTGACATCGACGCAATGTGGCTCCGCGACTCCTCCGCCCAGGTCTGGCCCTATCTCCCCCTGGCCGCCAAAGATCCCAGCCTCCGCGAACTACTCGAAGGCGTCATCCGCCGCCAGGCCCGTTGCCTCCTCATCGATCCCTACGCCAACGCCTTCATGGCAGACCTCAACGCACCTCCGCTGGAGTGGAGCCTCAAAGACAAGACCCAGCTCAAGCAAGGCGTAGGCGAACGAAAGTACGAGCTTGACTCCCTCTGTTACCCCATCCGTCTCGCCCACGGCTACTGGAAGCAGACCGGAGACACCCGCCCCTTCGACGCTCGCTGGAAGCAGGCCATGTCCCTCGTCGTAGACACCATGACCGTCCAACAGCGCAAGCACGGCCCCGGCCCATACAGCTTCCAGCGCACCTCACCCATCTCAACTGAAACCCTGCCCGCAAGCGGCTTCGGCAACCCCATCAATCCCGTCGGTCTCATCGCCTCCGGCTTCCGCCCATCGGATGACGCCTGCATCTTCCCCTTCCTCATCCCGTCCAATCTCTTCGCCGTCACCAGCCTCCGCCAACTCGCCACCATGTCACATGAAGTCCTTCAAGACGACGCCCTCGCCAACCGCGCCGAAGCTCTCGCCAAAGAGGTAGAACAAGCCCTCCAGCAGCACGCCATCGCCCAGACTCCCACCGGCACCATCTGGGCTTATGAGGTCGATGGCTTCGGCAGCCAGTTGCTCATGGACGACGCCAACATGCCCAGCCTCCTCGGTCTTCCGTATCTCGCCAGCTCCCCGGACGCTGCGCTCTATGCCCGCACGCGAGCCTTCGTCTGGAGCCCCGCCAACCCATGGTTCTTCAGCGGCACCGCTGGCGAAGGCATCGGCGGCCCACACGTCGGCCAGGACATGATCTGGCCCATGTCGCAGATCAGCTATGCAATCACCAGCAACAACGACGCCGAAATCCGCCGCAGCCTGCAAACCCTCAAGACCTCCACCGCAGGCACCGGCTTCATGCATGAAAGCTACTCCAAGGACGACGCCGCAAAGTTCACCCGCCCCTGGTTTGCCTGGGCCAACACCCTCTTCGGAGAGCTCATCGGCCACCTCGCCACAAACAAACCGGATCTCCTCCACAGCTAA
- a CDS encoding TonB-dependent receptor — translation MKAQVANNTSLVGTVTDAAGALVTGAKVVGVNRDTKVAYPAVTNGEGYYSIPYVLPGTYDITVEHAGFSKVLSSGVTVVLNVAARTDVVLAVGSDTSEVTVSAATAVLSTDDALLGETLGTKQVENLPQNTRRVMELAATASNIIIGPKTSYNGNPPGANFIGAGTREVTNSLTLDGITIMNSLISNSSVTPNPDAVGAVQTQTGNYTAQYGAYMGVHINVDTKSGTNKFHGTAYDYVQNNFFNAKGWLTPSNQPTPIQRFNQFGGEVGGPIRIPHLFDGRDKLFFMGSYEGLRSQVQNSTPGTVITDAERTGDFSDLCSAFTAGLCTTGKQIYNPVNATPYLNNKITNISPIATALLTYFPHPNLAGTVNNINLPVGNVFNKNATLDRVDYDVNEKVRLFARYTYEKSNAINGALVTTSSSYSPTTDTNAVIGYTHIITPRLINDFRFGFNKFSSNQLNYFYVNGPAGAGTALGIPGFNSDTTITNNAGIPTIAISDGYNGLGAEGTNWFQDDRTLHGYDQISYTFGKHNLMAGADIRKMGLGRAAQNQPRGQFTFNDTYTGNAVADFLTGYSSQAITPLTTVKGSVAEWRDGFFVQDNWQATQKLTLLYGVRYELPTVPYSLNGFARILNTTYTALIPTSSATNAATFTPTPGFKFTGPNHDLVSPRLGVAYRATDRIVVRGGGGIYYNPNHLNAFTLASGNYPIAASVSYNGNVRVPPALTALGNVSFANPSGGASATASPVAGTPGTYVNQFTDNFYLPTPRLYQWNLDTGVELWKNGAFEMQYLGSHSIHLDHSQYVNTPTPAAGAVNPRRPYQLFGDIRQIQNDGLGTYHGLTVIYRQRAFHGLDANLSYTWSHTLDTSNDANGGGTPMIQYNLRADYGNANWDIPNRFVGTVTYAMPPLTQFGHLTDTLVGGWQANAIVTIQSGMPFNVSIAENQANVGSIGTQRPNYVHAPSAKNCTRYTRINGAVNSSKSCIDLTAYSLPTQYTFGNTHRNDLHGPGQINVNFSMFKNFAIVEGLKLQFRGEAFNLFNHVDPGNPNSGLPSFSGGTNTFGTITSIATGTSSRVLQLAGKIIF, via the coding sequence ATGAAGGCTCAAGTCGCGAACAACACCTCCCTCGTCGGCACCGTCACAGATGCAGCCGGCGCGCTCGTCACCGGCGCAAAGGTCGTCGGCGTCAACCGCGACACCAAGGTCGCCTATCCCGCCGTCACCAACGGAGAGGGATACTACTCCATCCCCTACGTCCTTCCCGGCACCTACGACATCACCGTCGAGCACGCAGGCTTCTCCAAGGTCCTCAGCTCCGGCGTCACCGTCGTCCTGAACGTAGCCGCCCGTACCGACGTCGTCCTCGCCGTCGGCTCCGATACCAGCGAGGTCACCGTCTCCGCCGCCACCGCCGTCCTTTCCACGGACGATGCCCTCCTCGGCGAGACCCTCGGCACCAAGCAGGTCGAGAACCTTCCTCAGAACACCCGCCGCGTCATGGAGCTCGCAGCCACCGCCTCCAATATCATCATCGGACCCAAGACCTCCTATAACGGCAACCCTCCCGGAGCCAACTTCATCGGAGCCGGCACCCGTGAGGTCACCAACTCCCTCACGCTGGACGGAATCACCATCATGAACTCCCTCATCTCCAACTCGTCGGTCACGCCCAACCCGGACGCAGTCGGAGCCGTCCAGACCCAGACTGGTAACTACACAGCCCAGTACGGCGCATACATGGGCGTCCACATCAACGTAGATACCAAGTCCGGCACCAACAAGTTCCACGGAACCGCATACGACTACGTCCAGAACAACTTCTTCAACGCCAAGGGCTGGCTCACACCAAGCAACCAGCCGACCCCTATCCAGCGCTTCAATCAGTTCGGCGGAGAGGTAGGCGGCCCCATCCGCATCCCGCACCTCTTTGACGGTCGAGACAAGCTCTTCTTCATGGGCTCCTATGAAGGTCTTCGCTCGCAGGTTCAGAACTCCACGCCAGGAACAGTGATCACCGATGCAGAGCGCACCGGTGACTTCAGCGATCTGTGTTCCGCATTCACCGCCGGTCTCTGTACCACCGGGAAGCAGATCTATAACCCGGTCAATGCGACACCCTATCTCAACAACAAAATCACGAACATCTCTCCCATCGCAACTGCGCTTTTGACGTACTTCCCGCATCCGAATCTGGCCGGGACCGTTAACAACATCAATCTCCCCGTGGGGAATGTCTTCAACAAAAACGCTACCCTGGACCGCGTTGACTACGATGTCAATGAGAAGGTTCGCCTCTTCGCTCGCTACACCTATGAGAAGAGCAACGCCATCAACGGTGCCCTGGTCACCACCTCTTCCAGTTACTCACCCACCACCGACACCAACGCCGTCATCGGCTATACCCACATCATCACGCCACGTCTCATCAACGACTTCCGCTTCGGCTTTAACAAGTTCAGCTCCAACCAGCTCAACTACTTCTACGTCAACGGCCCCGCCGGAGCCGGCACCGCTCTTGGCATCCCCGGCTTCAACTCAGATACCACCATCACCAACAACGCCGGTATCCCCACCATCGCGATCAGCGATGGCTATAACGGTCTCGGCGCGGAAGGGACCAACTGGTTTCAGGATGACCGCACCCTACATGGCTACGACCAGATCAGCTACACCTTCGGCAAGCACAACCTGATGGCTGGTGCCGATATCCGCAAGATGGGGCTCGGACGTGCCGCTCAGAATCAGCCTCGAGGGCAGTTCACCTTCAACGATACCTATACAGGCAACGCCGTAGCCGACTTCCTCACCGGCTACTCCAGCCAGGCCATCACCCCCCTGACGACCGTCAAGGGCTCCGTCGCCGAATGGCGCGATGGCTTTTTCGTCCAGGACAACTGGCAGGCCACCCAGAAGCTCACCCTTCTCTATGGCGTCCGCTATGAGCTGCCCACCGTTCCTTACAGCCTCAACGGCTTCGCCCGCATCCTCAACACAACCTACACCGCACTGATCCCCACAAGCTCGGCCACCAACGCCGCAACCTTCACGCCAACTCCCGGCTTCAAGTTCACCGGCCCCAATCACGATCTTGTCTCCCCTCGCCTCGGTGTCGCATACCGTGCAACAGACAGGATCGTCGTTCGTGGCGGCGGCGGCATCTACTACAACCCAAACCACCTGAACGCATTTACCCTGGCCAGCGGCAACTATCCCATCGCAGCTTCGGTCAGTTATAACGGCAACGTACGCGTACCTCCCGCGCTGACGGCGCTCGGCAACGTCAGCTTCGCGAACCCCAGCGGCGGCGCTTCCGCAACCGCATCCCCTGTCGCTGGCACGCCCGGAACCTACGTCAACCAGTTCACCGATAACTTCTACCTCCCCACCCCGCGCCTCTACCAGTGGAACCTGGACACCGGCGTCGAGCTCTGGAAGAACGGCGCGTTTGAGATGCAGTACCTCGGCTCTCACTCAATCCATCTTGACCACTCCCAGTACGTCAACACCCCCACCCCAGCTGCCGGAGCCGTCAACCCTCGTCGTCCCTACCAGCTCTTCGGCGATATCCGTCAGATTCAGAATGACGGCCTCGGCACCTATCACGGTCTGACGGTCATCTACCGCCAGCGCGCCTTCCACGGTCTGGACGCTAACCTCAGCTACACCTGGTCGCACACTCTGGACACATCCAACGACGCCAACGGCGGCGGTACCCCGATGATCCAGTACAACCTCCGGGCGGACTATGGTAACGCCAACTGGGATATTCCCAACCGCTTCGTCGGAACCGTCACCTACGCCATGCCGCCGCTCACACAGTTCGGCCATCTCACGGACACCCTCGTAGGCGGATGGCAGGCCAACGCCATCGTCACCATCCAGAGCGGTATGCCCTTCAACGTCTCCATCGCTGAAAACCAGGCCAACGTCGGAAGCATCGGAACTCAGCGTCCCAACTACGTCCACGCACCCTCGGCTAAGAACTGCACTCGTTACACCCGTATCAACGGGGCCGTAAACAGCTCCAAGAGCTGCATCGATCTCACCGCCTACTCACTCCCTACGCAGTACACCTTCGGCAACACCCACCGGAACGACCTGCATGGGCCCGGCCAGATCAACGTCAACTTCTCCATGTTCAAGAACTTTGCCATCGTGGAAGGCCTGAAGCTTCAGTTCCGTGGTGAAGCCTTCAACCTCTTCAATCACGTTGATCCAGGCAACCCCAACTCCGGCCTGCCCAGCTTCAGTGGTGGTACCAATACCTTCGGCACCATCACCTCTATCGCGACAGGCACCAGCTCCCGCGTCCTCCAGCTCGCAGGCAAGATCATCTTCTAA
- a CDS encoding sensor histidine kinase, whose amino-acid sequence MTEHVHSVRHLRLARPVSFALGVLASLLCLVAGLNAMPVSDLKLSEYQKQDWQVEDGLSDNYVRMVAQRPDGTLLLASSSGIDSFDGLHFHNLPIEGTGVLQNEAVNAILVNGNDDLWIGTDGRGILHHTPAGTINISERAGLFNERVRAFYRDGSQAVWIATQNGVERFANGHLEIVPNTGMISGDITTPFAEDNHGGIFFVTSSGLFHWSKGVTQRITLPLPSSDAPVAVYRDPQKRIWVGTMKHLLQLSAAHPASHGAPYDWLTLATIPSPATVLLGDAPGHLWIGTRHAGLWQFGTNGLSSWTTRDGLPDDTIRTLYVDDEQNLWIGMRTGGLSRWRKAPLAPFGAPEGFHANYSANVLADSHGDLWLGTWGAGIFRQHNGKLLPTNPPGMPLTSPIRVLAEDRDGHLWVGTWVDGLYHYNGKTFQHYLLGTESPANAISAILPARDGALWVGTYTGLFYFRSGQPHPQLRSQLLESQLITCLLEDRDGSILVGTSTGLYRIRDGKASAISGLPIPHILSLTSDSQGYVWASTRGGGLFAVRGETVMPVPAKAGLPDFSINTVVEDLDGHLWLGTARGIIRVAVADLHAAVDGTQIQLPLVLLGKNDGMRSSECGGPSTPGAARLPDGTLWFVTTKGFVHTTDVAEKLGASSPVASITGWTLSNDPTDAAAVVPNDPTATLDLEPGQPDIHFFFAAKLLANPNHIQFRYRLKGYDTDWTITKAQTARYYRLPPGHYSFEVQARIAGEEWSSSVATIAVKAHPYFYQTWYFYLALTVASLAFAVHLFRRRVQAMKGRIGIVLEERNRIARECHDTLMAGFAAISWQLEATAKLFRDSGAEATPTAASCELARSMVSHCQAEARRIIWDLRDTDEVTNLLSEAISRTLSANQIRETVETSFELEGDEVPLAPGCVHHLVCIGQEAISNAIHHAAPTHIAVRLLYERDSLSLSIRDNGRGFLNHGPITSTGAASSRTGHFGIPVMEERARKLGGNFKLQSSAGNGTEITVKVGFHALQVTNQEQHLIRWIGI is encoded by the coding sequence TTGACCGAGCACGTCCATTCCGTCCGCCACCTCCGGCTGGCTCGCCCCGTCAGCTTCGCCCTAGGCGTCCTTGCGTCTCTGCTCTGTCTCGTTGCTGGCCTCAACGCCATGCCAGTATCGGACCTCAAACTATCCGAGTATCAAAAGCAGGACTGGCAGGTAGAAGACGGACTCTCCGACAACTACGTCCGCATGGTCGCCCAGCGCCCGGACGGCACCCTCCTCCTCGCCAGCTCCTCCGGCATCGATAGCTTTGACGGCCTGCACTTCCACAATCTCCCCATCGAAGGCACGGGCGTTCTCCAGAATGAGGCCGTCAACGCCATCCTCGTCAACGGCAACGACGATCTCTGGATCGGCACAGACGGACGAGGCATCCTCCACCATACCCCCGCCGGCACCATCAACATCAGTGAACGCGCCGGCCTCTTCAACGAACGCGTCCGTGCCTTCTACCGAGACGGCTCCCAGGCCGTCTGGATCGCCACCCAGAACGGCGTCGAGCGCTTTGCCAACGGGCACCTGGAGATCGTTCCCAACACCGGCATGATCTCCGGCGACATTACCACCCCGTTCGCCGAAGACAACCACGGCGGAATCTTCTTCGTCACCTCCTCCGGCCTCTTCCATTGGAGCAAGGGCGTCACCCAGCGGATCACCCTTCCCCTCCCGTCCTCGGACGCTCCAGTCGCCGTCTACCGAGATCCCCAAAAGCGCATCTGGGTCGGCACCATGAAGCACCTCCTCCAGCTCTCAGCCGCTCACCCGGCTTCGCATGGAGCGCCCTACGACTGGCTCACCCTCGCCACCATCCCCAGCCCCGCAACCGTACTTCTGGGCGATGCACCCGGCCACCTCTGGATCGGCACCCGCCACGCCGGCCTCTGGCAGTTCGGCACCAACGGCCTCTCCTCATGGACCACCCGGGACGGCCTGCCCGACGACACCATCCGCACCCTCTACGTCGATGACGAGCAGAACCTCTGGATCGGCATGCGCACCGGCGGTCTCAGCCGCTGGCGCAAGGCCCCGCTCGCCCCCTTCGGCGCACCGGAGGGCTTTCACGCCAACTACTCCGCCAACGTCCTCGCAGACAGCCACGGCGATCTCTGGCTAGGCACCTGGGGCGCAGGCATCTTCCGCCAGCACAACGGCAAGCTCCTCCCAACCAATCCGCCCGGCATGCCCCTGACCAGTCCCATCCGCGTCCTGGCAGAGGATCGCGATGGTCACCTATGGGTAGGAACCTGGGTTGACGGGTTGTATCACTACAACGGCAAAACCTTCCAGCATTACCTCCTCGGAACGGAGTCGCCCGCCAACGCCATCAGTGCCATCCTCCCCGCCAGGGACGGTGCGCTCTGGGTCGGAACCTATACCGGCCTCTTCTACTTCCGCTCCGGCCAGCCTCATCCTCAGCTACGCTCCCAGCTCCTCGAATCCCAGCTCATCACCTGCCTCCTTGAAGATCGCGACGGCTCAATCCTCGTCGGCACCAGCACCGGCCTCTACCGCATCCGGGACGGCAAAGCCTCAGCCATCTCCGGCCTGCCCATCCCCCACATCCTCTCGCTCACCAGCGATAGCCAGGGCTACGTCTGGGCCTCCACCCGCGGCGGCGGACTCTTCGCCGTCCGCGGCGAGACCGTCATGCCGGTCCCCGCCAAAGCCGGCCTGCCGGACTTCTCCATCAACACCGTCGTCGAAGACCTCGACGGCCACCTGTGGCTCGGAACCGCACGCGGCATCATCCGCGTCGCCGTCGCGGACCTCCACGCAGCAGTCGATGGAACCCAGATCCAGCTCCCTCTCGTCCTCCTCGGCAAAAACGACGGCATGCGCTCCAGCGAGTGCGGCGGTCCATCCACCCCCGGCGCAGCCCGCCTTCCCGACGGCACCCTCTGGTTCGTCACCACCAAAGGCTTCGTCCACACCACCGACGTAGCGGAAAAGCTCGGCGCAAGCAGCCCCGTCGCAAGCATCACCGGTTGGACACTATCCAACGATCCCACCGACGCAGCCGCCGTCGTCCCCAACGATCCCACCGCCACCCTGGACCTGGAGCCCGGTCAGCCCGACATCCACTTCTTCTTCGCCGCCAAGCTCCTCGCCAACCCCAACCACATCCAGTTCCGCTATCGCCTCAAAGGCTACGACACCGACTGGACCATCACCAAAGCCCAGACCGCACGCTACTACCGCCTCCCGCCAGGCCATTACAGCTTTGAAGTCCAGGCCCGCATCGCCGGGGAGGAATGGTCCTCGAGCGTCGCCACCATCGCCGTCAAAGCCCACCCGTACTTCTACCAGACCTGGTACTTCTACCTCGCCCTCACCGTGGCCAGCCTGGCCTTTGCAGTCCATCTCTTCCGCCGCCGCGTCCAGGCCATGAAGGGCCGTATCGGCATCGTGCTGGAAGAGCGCAACCGCATCGCCCGCGAGTGTCACGACACTCTCATGGCTGGCTTCGCAGCCATCTCCTGGCAGTTGGAAGCCACCGCCAAGCTCTTCCGCGACAGCGGCGCCGAAGCCACCCCCACCGCAGCCTCCTGCGAGCTCGCCCGTTCCATGGTCTCGCACTGCCAGGCAGAGGCCCGCCGCATCATCTGGGATCTCCGCGACACCGACGAGGTCACCAACCTCCTCTCCGAAGCCATCAGCCGAACCCTCTCCGCAAACCAGATCCGTGAAACCGTAGAGACCAGCTTCGAGCTCGAAGGCGACGAAGTCCCCCTTGCCCCCGGCTGCGTCCATCACCTCGTCTGCATCGGCCAGGAGGCCATCTCCAACGCCATCCATCACGCCGCCCCCACCCACATCGCCGTCCGTCTCCTCTATGAGCGAGACTCCCTCAGCCTCTCCATCCGCGACAACGGCCGCGGCTTCCTCAACCACGGCCCCATCACCTCCACCGGCGCAGCAAGCTCACGCACCGGCCACTTCGGCATCCCCGTCATGGAAGAACGTGCCCGCAAGCTCGGCGGCAACTTCAAACTCCAAAGCTCCGCAGGCAACGGTACTGAAATCACCGTAAAAGTTGGCTTTCACGCCCTCCAGGTCACCAATCAGGAGCAACACCTTATACGCTGGATAGGAATATGA
- a CDS encoding response regulator — protein sequence MKQIRVLLIEDHFLARMALHSVLSGHAQIAVIGEASDGELGIAMYREHRPDVVVLDLRLPRVSGFDVIIALRKDFPTAKIVILSNYQGSEDIYRAVRSGAMAYLTKDASGEELLNAIQSVHRGLRYLPHVALDRLAERTPAVDLTPRESEVLVCITQGRSNQEIADELGIAEKTVRIHVSSLLDKMGARDRTQATIYALQRGLVHFD from the coding sequence ATGAAGCAGATCCGTGTCCTCCTCATCGAGGATCATTTCCTCGCCCGCATGGCCCTGCACTCCGTCCTCTCCGGGCACGCGCAGATCGCCGTCATCGGTGAGGCCAGCGACGGAGAACTCGGCATCGCCATGTACCGCGAGCATCGCCCGGACGTCGTCGTCCTCGACCTTCGCCTCCCCCGCGTCAGCGGCTTCGACGTCATCATCGCCCTCCGCAAGGACTTCCCCACCGCCAAGATCGTCATCCTCTCCAACTATCAGGGCAGCGAGGATATCTACCGCGCCGTCCGCAGCGGAGCCATGGCCTACCTCACCAAGGACGCCAGTGGTGAAGAGCTTCTCAACGCCATCCAGAGCGTCCATCGCGGCCTGCGCTATCTCCCTCACGTCGCTCTTGATCGCCTCGCCGAACGCACCCCCGCAGTCGATCTCACCCCCCGTGAATCCGAGGTCCTCGTCTGCATCACCCAGGGCCGCAGCAACCAGGAGATCGCCGACGAACTCGGCATCGCAGAAAAGACCGTTAGAATCCATGTAAGTTCCCTGCTGGACAAGATGGGCGCGCGTGACCGCACTCAGGCCACCATCTACGCACTCCAGCGCGGCCTAGTCCACTTCGACTAA